Proteins found in one Prochlorothrix hollandica PCC 9006 = CALU 1027 genomic segment:
- a CDS encoding Na+/H+ antiporter subunit E: protein MISYLDLLLRLTIWFLLTADLSSPNIIIGFTVALLLPRTPALPSRWLDWLRVLGSILKAIPVAYLEALEIMVNPHDYEEITLEQVKPRRTPGLIFLDIFLITFTPKTIVVKYHERGWYEVHQITAAAPPHASNLPGRSLP from the coding sequence ATGATTAGCTATTTAGATTTACTGCTGCGCCTAACCATTTGGTTTTTGCTGACCGCTGATCTCAGTTCGCCCAATATTATCATTGGTTTTACGGTTGCCTTGCTCCTGCCCCGAACACCCGCTCTCCCCAGCCGTTGGCTAGACTGGTTACGGGTTTTAGGATCGATCCTTAAAGCCATTCCCGTGGCTTATTTGGAAGCCTTAGAAATTATGGTAAATCCCCATGATTACGAAGAGATAACCCTGGAGCAGGTGAAACCTCGGCGCACCCCTGGCTTGATTTTTCTCGACATCTTTCTCATTACCTTTACGCCTAAAACTATCGTGGTTAAATACCATGAACGGGGCTGGTATGAAGTCCATCAGATTACCGCTGCTGCTCCTCCCCATGCCTCCAATCTACCAGGGAGATCACTGCCATGA
- a CDS encoding monovalent cation/H(+) antiporter subunit G produces MVTVLSFSLITVGIVFWFWGTWPLLGTRSLLFKLHSLSVADTLGSMAIIVGLLLKIPREWPLLVLALISLAIWNTVLGYVVAYCSQPSRENPLFKS; encoded by the coding sequence ATGGTTACGGTGCTAAGTTTCAGTTTAATTACGGTGGGTATTGTTTTTTGGTTTTGGGGAACCTGGCCCCTGCTGGGGACTCGATCGCTATTATTCAAACTCCATAGTCTATCGGTTGCCGACACCTTAGGTTCCATGGCGATTATTGTCGGGTTGTTGTTGAAAATTCCAAGGGAATGGCCCTTGTTGGTGCTGGCCCTTATTTCCTTGGCAATTTGGAATACGGTGCTGGGGTATGTTGTCGCCTACTGTTCCCAGCCCAGTCGTGAAAACCCCTTATTTAAGTCTTAA
- a CDS encoding DUF4040 domain-containing protein, with amino-acid sequence MGEWLSQQGTDILANDQFLANDQLYIGAIVVLLPLTAILLVTQVNPYHALVVRGILGAIAALVYALFGAADVALTEALVGTLLSITLYAVAVRSSLSLRLGVLAPLLDQPLPGRVPGPSLDERLGLVKSPPDSHSGESESAAAGSMAEADRPHPLAPLLAPLRSAIAPHHLRLELVSYPNLQALEQALHTKEVHGICGLLVPPLPGTVPLPYRLQIRVPRLRDLLQAALPPSLAQVTGVLDLDPDLPDDRQTPPQTPSPIPNPEA; translated from the coding sequence ATGGGGGAGTGGTTATCCCAGCAGGGGACAGATATATTGGCCAATGATCAATTCTTGGCTAACGATCAACTGTATATCGGGGCGATCGTGGTGCTTTTGCCCCTCACAGCGATCCTGTTAGTGACCCAGGTCAACCCTTACCATGCTCTGGTGGTTCGCGGCATCTTGGGGGCGATCGCGGCCCTGGTGTATGCCCTTTTTGGGGCGGCAGATGTGGCCCTCACGGAGGCATTAGTGGGGACCCTGTTGTCCATTACTCTCTATGCCGTGGCGGTGCGATCGTCCCTCAGTCTGCGGTTAGGAGTTTTGGCTCCCCTCTTGGACCAACCCTTACCGGGTCGAGTCCCTGGCCCATCCTTAGATGAACGCTTGGGGCTAGTTAAGTCTCCCCCTGACTCCCACTCCGGGGAATCGGAGTCTGCCGCTGCTGGGTCCATGGCTGAGGCCGATCGCCCCCATCCCCTCGCTCCCCTGCTGGCTCCCCTGCGATCGGCGATCGCACCCCACCATCTCCGCCTAGAACTGGTGTCCTACCCCAACCTTCAAGCTTTGGAGCAGGCATTGCACACGAAGGAAGTCCATGGCATTTGTGGGCTGCTGGTTCCCCCGCTGCCCGGTACGGTCCCCCTCCCCTATCGCCTCCAGATCCGAGTTCCCCGACTGCGTGACCTATTGCAGGCAGCGCTACCCCCCTCCCTGGCCCAGGTGACTGGGGTTCTCGATCTTGATCCGGATCTGCCTGACGATCGCCAGACTCCGCCCCAGACTCCATCCCCGATCCCTAACCCAGAGGCATAA
- a CDS encoding Na(+)/H(+) antiporter subunit B — protein sequence MKWFKWLYIIAGLAFVGTMLGLTPFGPNPGHLDSSVLVPDLSLVKTIVEETGVPNAVSGIIFQNRLYDTVFEVVVFTLAIMGVRFLLANEQPSCTIYQFTDQPSIVLARLGATIAALIAVELAIRGHLSPGGGFAAGVAGGTAIGLVAITSSSQRMEALYDRWRIAQWEKISVLVFMGLALLSLGGLALPTGTLGTLVSGGWIPWFNLLVAIKVALGSWAAVLLFIRYRGLL from the coding sequence ATGAAGTGGTTTAAGTGGTTGTATATCATCGCCGGTCTCGCCTTTGTCGGCACCATGTTAGGGCTGACTCCCTTCGGGCCAAACCCTGGCCACCTCGATAGTTCGGTCTTAGTCCCCGATCTGTCCCTGGTGAAAACCATCGTCGAGGAAACGGGGGTTCCCAACGCTGTATCGGGCATTATTTTCCAGAATCGCCTTTACGACACCGTGTTTGAGGTGGTGGTGTTCACCCTGGCCATTATGGGGGTGCGCTTCCTCCTGGCCAATGAACAACCCTCCTGCACCATTTATCAATTTACGGATCAGCCCTCCATTGTCCTGGCTCGTTTGGGGGCGACGATCGCCGCCCTCATCGCGGTGGAACTCGCCATTCGTGGCCACCTCAGTCCCGGCGGTGGGTTTGCAGCGGGTGTGGCTGGCGGGACTGCCATTGGCTTAGTGGCCATTACCTCGTCGTCCCAACGGATGGAGGCGCTGTACGATCGCTGGCGGATCGCCCAATGGGAAAAAATATCGGTATTGGTGTTTATGGGGCTGGCGCTGTTGAGCTTAGGTGGGCTGGCGCTGCCCACCGGAACCCTGGGAACCCTCGTGAGCGGCGGCTGGATCCCCTGGTTTAATCTGTTGGTGGCCATTAAGGTGGCCCTGGGATCCTGGGCTGCGGTCTTGCTTTTCATTCGCTACCGGGGCTTGCTCTAG
- a CDS encoding Crp/Fnr family transcriptional regulator encodes MTLATTSALHLTPHLRQELEHRYHQQTLHSFASNKAIPLSSSEVWVVCRGVVMLSTLYDTGEEALLGLAGPSVLFGLPLTQVDPYQATAFSAVDLIKISMAELEHSPLLCRDLFRSLNHRLQQTEQILAIVGQRRVEDRLRWFLQLLSQEVGQPWGPGTRLTVRFTHQHLANAVGTTRVTITRLLGQLRRDGLLDLDDDRHLILLDPCLTSSATRLPCPDFNFPNP; translated from the coding sequence ATGACACTTGCCACCACCTCCGCCCTGCATCTTACCCCCCATCTGCGCCAAGAACTAGAGCATCGCTACCACCAACAAACCCTCCACTCCTTTGCCAGTAACAAAGCGATTCCCCTGTCTTCCTCCGAGGTTTGGGTGGTCTGTCGGGGTGTGGTCATGCTCAGCACCCTGTATGACACCGGCGAAGAAGCCCTATTGGGGCTAGCGGGACCCTCCGTGCTCTTTGGCCTGCCCCTCACCCAGGTGGATCCCTACCAGGCCACTGCCTTTTCCGCCGTGGATTTGATCAAAATCTCCATGGCTGAACTGGAACACTCCCCCCTGCTCTGCCGGGATCTGTTTCGCAGCTTGAACCATCGCCTCCAGCAAACAGAGCAGATTTTAGCCATTGTTGGCCAACGACGGGTTGAGGATCGCCTGCGGTGGTTTTTGCAACTCCTCAGCCAGGAAGTGGGCCAACCCTGGGGTCCAGGTACTCGCCTGACGGTGCGCTTCACCCACCAACATTTGGCCAATGCCGTGGGGACCACCCGCGTTACCATTACCCGCCTCCTGGGACAGTTGCGCCGGGATGGGTTGCTGGATTTAGACGACGATCGCCACCTGATCCTCCTGGATCCCTGTCTCACCTCCTCTGCCACCCGTCTCCCCTGCCCCGACTTCAATTTCCCAAACCCCTAA
- a CDS encoding ABC1 kinase family protein, translated as MRGLLVGAKPGEPEVPPPEVLRNIFVQLGPVFVKFGQLLSTRPDLLSPSYIECLSHLQSKVPAVDAVTIEAFIRQNSPVPVEENFSHINYTAIAAGSIGQTHRATLRNGRDVAIKVRRPGIEVQVEQDIALILRIAGLMNSTQFGERYGVLDLAEEFSNALRAELDFTTEAAYTDQLRQNLAQSHWFNPKELMVPEILWELTTPKLMTMEWLQGKPLLAATLLGRPDVDRERKAITTLLFRAFFHQFFIDGFFHADPHPGNIFYLDDGRLAILDCGMVGNLDPRTRTTLTEMVLAIVSADAQRCTQLALQIAEPTETVNLVKVEADIRRLLQRYANVSLASLSTAEAFNALLQIVSRNNLRWPANIGLFAKSVANLEGVARQFNPAVNVVEEVQPLMTDIFQRQLFGDNPLQLLLRTGLEFRNLSLESPRQFAFLLNRLTTETLRLNLNIQGIDDLRQSIDSAANRRTFGTVVSGLIVGAAILSTGQQTPQLQILSEVFFVVASLLGFWLLVGIIRSGG; from the coding sequence ATGCGCGGTTTGCTGGTGGGAGCCAAACCTGGAGAGCCAGAAGTGCCCCCCCCGGAAGTCCTTCGCAATATTTTTGTGCAATTAGGGCCAGTTTTTGTCAAGTTTGGCCAACTCCTCAGCACTCGCCCCGATCTGCTGTCCCCCTCCTATATTGAATGCCTCAGTCATCTGCAATCCAAGGTTCCAGCGGTGGACGCGGTGACGATCGAAGCCTTCATTCGCCAGAATTCCCCGGTTCCCGTGGAAGAAAATTTTTCCCATATTAATTACACGGCGATTGCCGCTGGTTCCATTGGCCAAACCCACCGCGCCACCCTGCGCAACGGGCGGGATGTAGCCATTAAGGTGCGCCGTCCCGGCATTGAAGTCCAAGTGGAGCAGGACATTGCCCTGATTCTGCGCATTGCCGGGTTAATGAACAGTACCCAATTTGGGGAGCGCTATGGGGTGTTGGATCTGGCGGAGGAATTTAGCAACGCCCTGCGGGCAGAACTGGATTTCACCACGGAAGCGGCCTATACCGACCAACTGCGGCAAAACCTAGCCCAAAGCCACTGGTTTAACCCCAAAGAACTGATGGTTCCGGAAATTCTCTGGGAACTGACCACCCCCAAACTAATGACCATGGAATGGCTCCAGGGCAAGCCTCTCCTCGCCGCCACGCTGCTGGGTCGTCCCGATGTCGATCGCGAACGCAAAGCCATTACCACCCTCTTATTTCGGGCTTTTTTCCATCAGTTTTTCATTGATGGCTTTTTTCACGCCGATCCCCACCCCGGCAATATTTTCTACCTGGACGATGGGCGGCTGGCCATTTTGGACTGTGGCATGGTGGGCAATTTGGATCCCCGCACCCGCACCACCCTGACGGAAATGGTTCTGGCCATTGTCAGCGCCGATGCCCAACGCTGTACCCAGTTGGCCCTGCAAATTGCGGAACCCACCGAAACCGTTAACTTAGTCAAAGTGGAGGCGGATATTCGTCGCCTGCTGCAACGCTATGCCAATGTCAGTCTGGCCAGCCTCAGCACCGCCGAAGCCTTCAACGCCCTGCTGCAAATTGTCAGCCGCAATAATCTGCGCTGGCCGGCCAATATTGGGCTATTTGCCAAGTCTGTGGCTAATTTGGAGGGAGTGGCCCGCCAGTTTAACCCCGCTGTCAATGTGGTGGAAGAGGTGCAACCCCTGATGACGGATATTTTCCAGCGGCAATTGTTTGGGGACAATCCCCTGCAATTGCTATTGCGTACCGGCTTGGAGTTTCGTAATTTATCCCTGGAGTCTCCCCGCCAGTTTGCCTTTTTGCTGAACCGTCTCACCACAGAAACCCTGCGGCTCAATCTCAATATTCAGGGCATTGATGATTTGCGCCAGAGCATTGATAGTGCCGCCAATCGCCGCACCTTTGGCACGGTGGTCAGTGGCTTGATTGTGGGGGCGGCTATTCTCTCCACAGGGCAACAAACCCCCCAATTGCAGATTCTCAGTGAGGTTTTCTTTGTGGTGGCCAGTTTATTAGGCTTCTGGCTGTTAGTGGGGATTATTCGATCGGGGGGCTAA
- a CDS encoding IS630 family transposase: MQMISTSEESSDLKDLEDFIRSNPHPQELKRGLVIQMLSEQIPISKIMKILGVSESFVLKWKNIFALDGVEALKLQYAGSEGYLSQKQQEEIHQFLQSKSAWTLDELKYHVLVTYDVIYQSDQSYHNMFHEAKISWKKTQKKNPKKDPEKVEERRVEIKDLLEKCTDSIMPEKLVVWFVDECHLLWGDVLGYVWGKQSERLEVPITNERERVTYYGALNYLTGKFVVQQYDAGNSANTVEFVKYLRSLFPESRHLIIWDGASYHKYKEMADYLKDINQGIEKENWPVTCELFAPHDPDQNPVEDVWLQAKSFVRKYWMLCSNFKVVQWLFEFVTHNEIFQFPKLEMYGNHPWEYNQTS; the protein is encoded by the coding sequence ATGCAAATGATTTCAACTTCTGAAGAATCCAGTGATTTAAAAGACCTTGAGGATTTTATCCGAAGTAATCCACATCCTCAAGAACTTAAACGTGGTTTGGTCATTCAGATGTTGTCGGAACAGATCCCGATAAGTAAGATCATGAAAATATTAGGAGTGTCTGAGTCATTTGTACTTAAGTGGAAAAATATATTTGCTCTAGATGGAGTAGAAGCATTGAAACTTCAATATGCCGGTTCGGAAGGATATTTATCTCAGAAACAGCAAGAAGAAATACATCAATTCCTACAATCTAAGAGTGCATGGACTTTGGATGAGCTAAAATATCATGTTTTGGTAACTTATGACGTTATTTATCAATCGGATCAAAGTTACCATAATATGTTTCATGAAGCTAAAATTAGTTGGAAGAAAACTCAAAAAAAGAACCCCAAAAAGGATCCAGAGAAAGTTGAGGAACGGCGTGTTGAAATCAAAGATTTATTGGAGAAATGTACAGATAGCATAATGCCTGAAAAGCTTGTGGTGTGGTTTGTTGACGAATGTCATCTGTTGTGGGGAGATGTCTTAGGCTATGTTTGGGGTAAGCAGAGTGAACGACTGGAAGTACCCATAACTAATGAGAGAGAAAGAGTAACATATTATGGAGCATTAAATTATTTGACTGGTAAATTTGTTGTTCAACAATATGATGCTGGAAATTCAGCTAATACAGTGGAGTTTGTTAAATATTTAAGAAGCTTGTTCCCCGAATCAAGACATTTAATAATTTGGGATGGAGCTAGTTATCATAAATATAAGGAAATGGCAGATTACCTCAAAGATATCAACCAAGGTATCGAGAAGGAAAACTGGCCAGTAACTTGTGAATTATTTGCGCCTCACGATCCAGACCAGAACCCAGTAGAAGATGTTTGGCTCCAGGCTAAGAGCTTTGTAAGAAAATATTGGATGTTGTGTTCCAATTTTAAAGTTGTTCAGTGGCTTTTTGAATTTGTAACTCATAATGAGATCTTCCAGTTTCCAAAACTCGAAATGTATGGAAATCATCCTTGGGAATATAATCAAACCTCCTAG
- a CDS encoding Abi family protein, which translates to MTNPEMASVCEALSPERLSPYCAATKTRSDALDLYGLNLLLCQLMYPSLNTFEITLRNAIDQVLSEHYGQEWLTNGQFALQKYETEKVEASCRDLRKRNPTKYPPSQAQLIADLPLGFWTSFFRKSYDEIFWRPHSKQIFPHVARKKDRNVGDIQSKLRKIQSLRNRVFHHEPIWKKHEDLIYIVDDIYRLVGWINPDVVAWMKEVDKFKKIYTDDLEDQLEKIIISSD; encoded by the coding sequence TTGACAAACCCTGAAATGGCAAGCGTCTGCGAGGCGCTTTCCCCGGAGCGGCTTTCTCCCTACTGTGCTGCAACGAAAACGAGATCGGATGCCCTAGATCTGTACGGACTCAATCTCCTTCTGTGTCAGTTGATGTATCCAAGTTTGAACACCTTTGAAATTACCCTGCGTAATGCTATCGATCAGGTTTTGTCAGAACACTATGGTCAAGAATGGTTGACTAACGGGCAATTTGCTTTGCAGAAATATGAAACAGAAAAAGTAGAAGCCTCTTGCCGTGACTTAAGAAAGCGGAACCCAACAAAGTATCCTCCATCTCAGGCGCAGTTGATTGCCGACTTACCCCTAGGATTTTGGACAAGCTTTTTCCGTAAATCCTACGATGAAATTTTCTGGCGACCTCACAGCAAGCAAATATTTCCCCATGTAGCTCGCAAAAAAGATAGAAATGTTGGTGATATCCAATCTAAACTCAGAAAGATACAGAGCTTGAGAAATCGTGTTTTTCATCATGAACCTATTTGGAAAAAGCATGAGGATTTAATTTATATTGTAGATGACATCTATCGACTAGTAGGTTGGATTAACCCGGATGTAGTAGCTTGGATGAAGGAGGTTGATAAATTTAAAAAGATATACACAGACGATCTAGAAGATCAGTTAGAGAAAATCATCATCTCGTCTGATTGA
- a CDS encoding vWA domain-containing protein yields the protein MQINPGSMLPQRRPLPVIVLADTSTSMEGVKINTLNSALSEMNSKLSDLHDTRGQIHLGVVTFATNAQRVLPITPIEDVIMPTLSASGMTAMGAAFQMTCDILEDENQLPKRAWSPTIVLVSDGLPNDEWQEPLRRLLDSPKGKRAVRVAIGIGEDCDFDLLKAFINHPEVPVFRADQVEKITDFFRFVTFSVMSRSTAKDPNSANLPLHLLDEDNLEF from the coding sequence ATGCAGATAAATCCAGGTAGTATGCTGCCGCAGCGTCGTCCCCTTCCAGTTATAGTGCTGGCCGACACCAGCACTAGTATGGAGGGAGTGAAAATCAATACTTTGAATTCCGCTCTCTCCGAAATGAATTCAAAGCTCTCGGATCTTCACGATACAAGAGGACAGATACATTTAGGTGTTGTGACATTTGCGACAAATGCCCAGCGAGTGCTTCCCATAACGCCTATTGAAGATGTGATCATGCCCACACTCTCCGCTAGCGGCATGACTGCAATGGGGGCCGCATTTCAAATGACATGTGATATTCTAGAAGATGAGAACCAGTTACCCAAAAGGGCTTGGTCTCCAACTATTGTACTAGTCAGTGATGGTTTACCAAATGATGAGTGGCAGGAACCACTTCGGAGATTATTAGATTCTCCTAAAGGAAAACGTGCTGTTCGTGTAGCGATCGGCATTGGCGAAGATTGCGACTTTGATTTACTGAAAGCTTTTATTAATCATCCTGAAGTACCTGTATTCAGGGCTGATCAAGTGGAGAAGATTACTGACTTTTTCCGCTTTGTAACTTTCTCTGTCATGTCCCGGTCAACGGCAAAAGATCCTAATTCTGCTAATTTGCCGCTTCACCTCTTGGACGAAGATAACCTTGAGTTTTGA
- a CDS encoding protein kinase domain-containing protein, with protein sequence MSRLSYPQPGDTLKDIQGQTYQLAEQLGQGGQGAVFSTIDPKLLAKICISHKSHEIERTRDRFKVLSLRNLKIQSLILPRAVLEKPHLGYLMDRVEGGISLAHLVYPQNSQNLKDQTDVDTWYQSTGGLRRRLRICAELARTFVQIHQAGLCYVDLSLQNVLIFSDPQKINIRLIDPDNLIVPGTSLAQVLGTPWFIAPELLTDDRLPDYASDRWSLAVMIYYVLVLNHPFMGDQVMEGEPELEDAALEGKLPFIDSSKDHQNASSYGLPRNKVLTTKLQRLFAQTFEQGIYDRWGRPSAEDWLELLEAAADKTALCTKCNGTSYLPKIRQTTFVCDWCGQANKRPIEIGFFPPDPLIKDLEEEEKKVLLRSRSPHRLVLDRGQRYLPIRLISEDKQSTGYAAQYGTTRNQNNELIYGLKNLTQQTWYWNGKNSQKMYCKPHEYLWLFDGLMILFPDSQIRAKIRKNY encoded by the coding sequence ATGTCTCGCTTATCTTATCCACAACCTGGGGACACTCTTAAGGATATACAGGGACAAACCTATCAACTTGCTGAACAATTAGGACAAGGTGGTCAAGGGGCTGTGTTTTCAACGATAGATCCTAAATTACTTGCCAAGATCTGCATCTCCCATAAGTCTCATGAAATTGAACGCACACGGGATCGTTTTAAAGTACTATCCCTGCGTAACCTCAAAATCCAATCGCTAATTCTGCCTCGTGCTGTACTGGAGAAACCCCACTTAGGTTATTTGATGGATAGAGTCGAAGGTGGGATTTCCTTAGCTCATCTAGTTTATCCCCAAAATTCCCAAAACCTTAAAGATCAGACCGATGTAGACACTTGGTACCAATCTACAGGCGGCTTACGCCGTCGCCTTCGTATTTGTGCAGAACTTGCTAGAACCTTTGTTCAAATTCACCAAGCAGGATTATGTTATGTAGATTTGTCTCTCCAAAATGTCTTAATTTTCTCTGATCCTCAAAAGATAAACATCCGACTTATTGATCCTGACAACCTAATTGTACCGGGCACGTCTCTTGCACAGGTTTTAGGCACTCCCTGGTTTATTGCACCAGAACTGTTAACGGATGATCGTCTACCTGATTATGCCTCTGATCGCTGGTCTTTAGCTGTCATGATTTATTACGTTCTTGTCCTCAATCATCCATTTATGGGGGATCAAGTCATGGAAGGTGAACCCGAACTAGAAGATGCAGCCTTAGAAGGTAAACTTCCCTTTATTGATTCATCAAAAGATCATCAAAATGCCTCAAGTTATGGACTCCCACGAAATAAAGTCCTGACCACTAAACTACAACGACTATTTGCTCAGACCTTTGAACAGGGAATCTATGATCGCTGGGGTCGTCCGAGTGCTGAAGATTGGCTAGAACTTTTGGAAGCAGCAGCAGATAAAACTGCTCTGTGTACAAAATGTAATGGGACATCTTATTTGCCGAAAATAAGACAAACTACATTTGTCTGTGATTGGTGTGGACAAGCTAATAAAAGACCTATTGAAATTGGTTTCTTCCCTCCTGATCCCTTAATTAAAGATCTAGAAGAAGAAGAGAAAAAAGTTCTGCTTCGTTCTAGATCTCCACATCGGCTTGTCTTAGATCGTGGTCAAAGGTATTTACCTATTAGACTCATTAGTGAAGATAAACAATCTACTGGTTATGCTGCTCAATATGGAACAACCCGAAATCAAAATAATGAACTTATATATGGGCTAAAGAATTTAACTCAACAAACATGGTATTGGAATGGAAAAAATTCTCAGAAGATGTATTGTAAACCCCATGAATATCTCTGGCTATTTGATGGATTAATGATTCTTTTTCCTGATTCACAGATTAGAGCAAAAATCCGTAAAAATTATTGA